A genomic region of Desulfosarcina ovata subsp. ovata contains the following coding sequences:
- a CDS encoding heterodisulfide reductase-related iron-sulfur binding cluster: MMQLTDMLSQHGARINVRHPYVTWITGPAPFLESKLADVAATNADLLVTECPGCVMQLRGGAEKKGMKLSVKHIAEAMVQALEKT; the protein is encoded by the coding sequence ATGATGCAATTGACCGACATGCTCTCGCAGCATGGGGCTCGCATCAATGTTCGCCATCCGTATGTGACCTGGATTACCGGGCCGGCCCCATTTCTGGAAAGCAAATTGGCGGATGTGGCGGCGACGAACGCGGACCTTTTGGTCACCGAGTGCCCGGGGTGCGTCATGCAATTGCGCGGCGGTGCTGAGAAAAAGGGGATGAAACTTTCGGTCAAACACATTGCCGAAGCGATGGTACAGGCTTTGGAGAAAACCTGA